A single Loxodonta africana isolate mLoxAfr1 chromosome 12, mLoxAfr1.hap2, whole genome shotgun sequence DNA region contains:
- the DCUN1D3 gene encoding DCN1-like protein 3, whose product MGQCVTKCKNPSSTLGSKNGDRDSSSKSQSRRGAGHHEEQAPACGKPGGDILVNGTKKVEAATDACQLPTSSGDAGREPKSNAEESSLQRLEELFKRYKDEREDAILEEGMERFCNDLCVDPTEFRVLLLAWKFQAATMCKFTRKEFFDGCKAISADSIDGICARFPSLLIEAKQEDKFKDLYRFTFQFGLDSEEGQRSLHREIAIALWKLVFTQNNPPVLDQWLHFLTENPSGIKGISRDTWNMFLNFTQVIGPDLSNYSEDEAWPSLFDTFVEWEMERRKREGEGRGAFSSGPEGLCPEEQT is encoded by the exons ATGGGCCAGTGTGTCACCAAGTGCAAGAATCCCTCATCAACCCTGGGCAGTAAGAATGGAGACCGTGACTCCAGCAGCAAGTCACAGAGCAGGCGGGGTGCAGGCCACCACGAGGAACAGGCGCCAGCCTGCGGCAAGCCAGGTGGGGATATCCTTGTCAATGGGACCAAGAAGGTAGAGGCCGCCACTGACGCCTGCCAGCTGCCGACATCGTCGGGAGATGCTGGGAGGGAACCCAAATCCAATGCCGAGGAGTCTTCCTTGCAGAGGTTGGAAGAACTGTTCAAGCGCTACAAGGACGAGCGGGAGGATGCAATTTTGGAGGAAGGCATGGAGCGCTTTTGCAATGACCTGTGTGTTGACCCCACGGAATTTCGAGTGCTGCTCTTGGCTTGGAAGTTCCAGGCTGCTACCATGTGCAAATTCACCAG GAAGGAGTTTTTTGATGGCTGCAAAGCAATAAGTGCAGACAGCATTGATGGGATCTGTGCACGGTTCCCCAGCCTCTTAATAGAAGCCAAACAAGAGGACAAATTCAAGGATCTCTACCGGTTTACATTTCAGTTTGGCCTGGACTCTGAAGAAGGGCAGCGGTCGCTGCATCGGGAAATAGCCATTGCCCTGTGGAAACTAGTCTTTACTCAGAACAATCCTCCCGTATTGGACCAGTGGCTACACTTCCTAACAGAGAACCCCTCGGGGATCAAGGGGATCTCCCGGGACACTTGGAACATGTTCCTTAACTTCACTCAGGTGATCGGCCCCGACCTCAGCAACTACAGCGAAGATGAGGCCTGGCCAAGTCTTTTTGATACCTTTGTGGAGTGGGAAATGGAGCGAAGGAAAagagaaggggaaggaagaggtgCGTTCAGCTCAGGGCCTGAAGGCTTGTGTCCTGAGGAGCAGACTTAG